From Watersipora subatra chromosome 8, tzWatSuba1.1, whole genome shotgun sequence, a single genomic window includes:
- the LOC137402382 gene encoding uncharacterized protein: protein MLIPADIEAETMDQTEYKTAFLIQEDERIAKPVSTLWLPTVLKMTKLQSLAVVCGHMRLVGYLMSDYFDRHHQTAAECVDGKPEYVDGESANDNPAVMILIRALCDRGVPCPPYHPDKAITCLRPKKPIISMHQQSVGGSADH, encoded by the exons ATGTTAATACCTGCTGACATCGAAGCAGAAACTATGGACCAAACTGAGTACAAAACagcttttcttattcaagaggacgagagaatagcgaaacccgtctcaacactTTGGCTCCCGACGGTGCTAAAGATGACCAAACTTCAGTCATTAGCCGtggtctgtgggcatatgcggcttgttg gaTACTTGATGTCTGATTACTTCGATCGACACCACCAAACTGCAGCTGAATGCGTTGATGGAAAACCAGAGTATGTAGATGGAGAGAGTGCTAATGATAACCCTGCAGTCATGATTTTGATAAGGGCTCTTTGCGATCGTGGAGTACCTTGTCCACCTTACCACCCAGATAAAGCTATTACTTGT CTAAGACCTAAAAAACCTATTATCTCCATGCATCAGCAGTCAGTGGGTGGCAGCGCTGATCATTAG